The DNA region TTGCTCTGCTTTTTGTAGGGTGGGCATTGCCCACCATTGCACAACACCAATCATTACCTTATTGGTGGGCTATGCCCACCCTACAAAAACAGGTGCTTTTACTCGCCAAATCCTTCATTCGGCGCATTGAACTCGCCACCCCAATTCTCGCTGTAAATGCCTTCTTTAACATACTGATGAAACGTGGAATGTGGCCATGCATTTACCTGCTCCACCAATCCATGTTTTACGGGGTTGAAATGGATGTAATCCGCGCGGCGTTGAAAATCTACCTCATCCCTGATGAGGTGCTCCCAAAACCGACGTTGCCAAATGGTGCTTTCTCTGTGCCGTTGCTTTGATGTATTCATCTCAGCATCACAATGAAAAAGCGGCTTTGCCTGTTTCGTAAATCCCGCCTTTATCATTCCCCATCGTTTTGAATAATTCGCATCACCTTCTGGCAACGTCCACATGCAATGTAAATGGTCCGGTAACAAAACCCAGGCATCAACACTAAACGGATGTTGTTGCCTTACTTCATCAATCACCCGTCGCAATATCTGCCGGCTTTCTGGCTTGTCCAATATTGATTGACGCCGATGGGTTACTACGGTGAAAAAATACGTTGCACCTTTTACTATTGATCGACGGTAGTTTGGCATAAGCGCTTTTATTACAATTTCTGGTGGGCAGTGCCCACCCTACTAACTAACTGGTGGTCATTGCCCACCATTGCACAAAACCCAACGATGCCGGATTGGTGGGCGGTGCCTTTATGCCCTGTGGGTACACCCTACTCAAATCAGCCGCCAGTGTACCAAACCTCACCCACCCTGGCTTATTACTCATGGTTTACCAAAACCGTCGCATCCCGAAAATGCATCATCCGATAAATGGCCGGCACCAGCACCAGACTCACCAGCATCGAGAAACTCAGACCCCACACAATCACCACCGCCAGCGGTTGCAGCATCTCCGAGCCTTCGCCGAAACCGATGGCCAGCGGCAGCATGCCCACCACCGTGGTGAGCGAGGTCATGAGGATGGGCCGCAATCGTAACCGTGCGCCCTCGACGATGGCCTCGATGAAAGCCAGGCCCCGCTCGCGTTCCACCTCCACCTGCTCCACCAGCACGATGGCGTTGTTGACCACGATGCCGGCGAGCATGATCAGCCCCAGCCAGATGGGCATGGAGATGGGGATGGCCAGCCAGGAGATGCCGGCGGCGACGCCGATCACGGTGAAGGGAATGCTGAGCAGGATCACCAGCGGGTTGCGCAGGGATTCGTACTGCACCGCCATCACCACGAACACCAGGAATATCGCCAGGCCCAGCAGCACATAGCCCATGCTGCGCCCCTCTTTCAGGGTCTTGGCCTCGCCGCCGTCGTAGAGGCTGTAGCCCTCGGGGATGGCCAGATCCGCGAGCTGCTGATGCACCTTGCTCATGGCCTGCTCCGGGCCGAAGTCAGGCGACAGCGAGGCGGTGACCTCGACGATGCGACGCTGGTTGTCGCGCAGGATGCTGGCGGGGGCGGCAGTAAAGCTCACCGTCGCCACGCTGCGCAGGCGCACCGGCTGGCCCTGATGCAGGCCGACCAGGATGTTGCCCAGGTCATCGGGCGAGGTGAAGGCGGTGCGCGGCAGGCGCAGGCGCACGTCGTACTGGCGGTCACCGTCGATGAAGTCGGAGACCACGATACCGTCCAGCGCGGCGCGCAGGGCGCGGCCGATGTCG from Gammaproteobacteria bacterium includes:
- a CDS encoding transposase, which translates into the protein MPNYRRSIVKGATYFFTVVTHRRQSILDKPESRQILRRVIDEVRQQHPFSVDAWVLLPDHLHCMWTLPEGDANYSKRWGMIKAGFTKQAKPLFHCDAEMNTSKQRHRESTIWQRRFWEHLIRDEVDFQRRADYIHFNPVKHGLVEQVNAWPHSTFHQYVKEGIYSENWGGEFNAPNEGFGE